The stretch of DNA GAGAGGCAGTCTTGGCAATTTCCACTAGTTTTCGTTTGTGGGCTTCCCTACTTGTAGTTGTGCTTTCAATAGTGGGATTTCAATTGTCAATTCTCACTACATCTATGTTGTTTGTGCTCAGTTTTGCAGTCTTGACTTTTCTTTACGCCAAGAGATTGGGGTTGGTTCTTTCCGGTACTACAGCATTCCTAATGTTGGGGTCAACTGTTCTTGTTTCAGGACTGCTAGGTACATTTATCCAAACACAATACGTCCAAACAATTGCAGTTTCATTGTGTCTGGTGACTTTTGTCGCAATTGGAATTGAGTTTGCAACTCAATCAAAGGCGATTGAAATAACAGCTGTCCTAGGTTGGGGAAGAGCCCAAACAACTTCTCTTATTGGGCCTCTCTTTTTTGTCATTTCTTTCCTAGCTTCAAGGTTTTTGCCGCAGGGTAACAAATTTGCCTGGGTAATGAATAATGACGCAGTCAATAACATCCTCATGGTCAGGGACTTAACAAATGACGGCGGCATACTCATCGGCGATGGAGGAAATCCTGTCCCCTTTACCACTTCCTTACTCTCAATATTTCTGGTTCAGCCAAATACCGACTACGAAAAACATGGAAATCTCATGGCTGATGTCCTCGGAATGCAGATGTATTGGCTCTTCACTGGAATTCTTCTCGGGTTAGCTGCTGGTCTGCTGGCAGCAGAGATTTCCCGGCGTCAGAACCTTTCCCAGAAATGGCAGATTCTTTCTGCTGGAGTTGCTTCCTTTGCTACAACAATGTGGTTCATTGTTGGATATCCGATTGAATACGGTTTTCTTAATGCTGCGCTGGGGCTGGCACTTCTTTTGGTTGCCACACTCGCTTTTCAATTCCAGGATGAGCAGCCTGCTGCAGTTCTTGGTGTTTTATTTCTGTCATCTCTACTCATCATTGCTACATGGACGCCAACAGTGATATTTATTCTTGCGTTCATAGCGATTGTTGTTGTCAGACAGAGAAAAACCATTTTTGTGCCAGATTTATCTGTTCTGTTTACTTGGGGTTTCCCAATGGTCATCACAATAGCTTTTGGCCTAGTTATTACAATCCCAAGTTTTATAAGGACCTCTTCGCTTTTGTCTTCTCCAGGGGGCGTTGAACATATACCGACTGCGATGTTGTGGCTAATTCCACTCTGCTTGGTATTGATTAGCCTGGTTGTATTTGGACCGAAGTCATACAAATTTATTGCATACTCCTCTGTGGGTATTGCCCAACTTATTGCAGTGAATGGACTTCTATTTCTCAATCGAAACTTAGACGACCCTTGGACCTATTACCCATTCAAGATGCTCTGGTTTGGCTCGGCATTCATTTGCCTAATTATCATTCCAATCGTGTTTGTATTCATAAGTAAACAGAAGCAAAAAATACTGCGTTACTCTCTTGCTTCGCTCTTTACATTCACCTTGTTGCTAGCACTCAACTGGTCGATTCCAAAACCCTCGACATTTGCTTTGAAAGATATATCTTCGATTTTCTTTTCCCCTCAAGGGGAGCTGTTTAATGATGAAGTCGCAACTCTAATGTTTAGGGACGACAACGAATCCCTCGTTGTTTATTGGATTTCGCGACGTGGCGATCAAGCTAGTGCTCTGAATTTTTGGAATATTTCGAATTGGGCCAATTCATTAAAACCGGATGTTTATGACATTCGATACCTTGCCTACTATTTGCCGCCAACAGACCCAAGACTGCTCTGCGACTTGGCTAGTTTGGCCAAAACTGAGCTAAAGGTTGTTTCCTCTGATGATGATTTACAGTCGGGCTTAGACGACTTTTGTCCTGATTTGCCCATTTCCATATCACGCGGCTAATTCCCCTGCAATTACTCTAAATAGCTGGGGTAGTCTCTTCACATGGTTGAAACGTTGATTGAAGTTGATGACCATGGTCACATTCGGCATTTGCAACTCAACCGTGCCGAAAAAATGAATGCCGCCAATCGGCAGATGCTCTCCGAGCTTTCTCTTGCCTACGCTGAGGCAGACCGTGACGACAATGTTCGGGTTGTTGTGGTCTCTGCCGCGGGTGAGCATTTCACAGCAGGTCTAGATCTTGCAGATGTGTTGGGAACTGCAAATGAGTCAGGACTTCAGCTCACACCAGCTGGAGGGATAGACCCCTGGGGTATCACCACTGAGCCCATTTCAAAGCCTGTGGTTCTGGCAGTTCAAGGAACCTGTCTCACTCTCGGCGTTGAACTCATTTTGGCTTCAGAACTTTCTGTTGCCGACGAGACAACAGTTTTTGGGCAACTGGAAGTCACGCGCGGAATCATGCCTTTTGGCGGTGCGACCACGCGCTTTCCTGCTCGGGTTGGGTGGGCTAACGCGTCTCGGTATTTACTCACTGGTGAAACGTTCAATGCTGAGGAAGCACTGCGTATTGGCCTCATTAATGAAGTTGTGCCTCGGGGCACTCAAGTTGAACGCGCACTGGAGCTTGCTACTCTCATTGCTGATCAGGCTCCCCTTGCTATTCAAGCAACACTGCGCAATGCTCGAATGGCTCGAGCGGCTATTGAAAAAGAAGCTTTGGGTTCATTGCCCCAGGAATTAGCTGGACTTCTCGCTAGTGAGGATTTCAAAGCAGGTGTTGCTTCCTTTGCGACGAGGTCAAAGCCAGAGTTCACTGGCAAGTAGGCTTAACGAACTATGGATTGGCAAGATTCCGCCGATAACCTGCCGTCAGGATTCATCACTGACGAGCAGGTTCGTTCTGTTGCCGGAAAACCTCCCGTCACCGGTGCGTGGCGCGATGGCGATGCACCAGGGAACCGCCAGTTTGCCAATCTAGGACCGTTTGATTTTGAATGTGGTGGCTCACTTCCCCACGTTCGCATTGCCTACGAAACCTGGGGAACACTCAACAACGCTAAAGACAATGCCGTTTTGGTTCTTCATGCCCTCACTGGTGACAGCCATGTTGTGGGGCCCGCCGGAGGCGGTCACACCACAGCTGGCTGGTGGAATGAAGTTGTTGGACCGGGGCTTGCTATTGACACTGACAAGTGGTTTGTTGTTGCACCCAATGTTTTGGGCGGTTGCCAAGGTTCTACTGGACCTGCATCGCTTGCTCCTGACGGATATGAATGGGGCTCTCGCTTCCCCTACACAACAATCCGTGACCAAGCGCGTGCCCAAGCACTTTTTTCTCAAGTAATTGGCATAGACAAGTGGGCGGCGGTTATCGGCGGCTCCATGGGGGGAATGCATGCACTCGAATGGGGTGCGATGTTCCCTGAGCGCGTCGAGCGCTTGGCGGTGCTTGCCGCACCGCCAGCAACAAGCGCTGATGAGATAGCTCTCAACACTGTTCAGATCGAAGCAATCATGCTAGATCCTGCTTTTCGCGCAGGGCACTACTACGAGGCAGCAGATGGCGTGGGCCCCTATCGGGGCTTGGCATTGGCTCGCAGAATTTCTTTCCAGAACTTCCGTACCCCCGCTGAGCTCAATGAGCGTTTTGATCGTTCCTCGCAAAGCGACATCAGTCCTTTAGGTAAGGGTGGTCGTTTTGCAGTGGCCAGCTATCTGGACTTCCATGGCAACAAATTCACTCGCCGCTTTGATGCCAACAGCTACGTCACCCTAGTTGAAGCCATGAACTCCCACGATTTGGGTCGTAATCGAGAAAGCATTGAATCAGTGCTGGAATCGATCACGATTCCCACACTGATTATTGGTATTGATAGCGACCGTTTCTTCCCCCTGGCAGGCCAACAACGACTCGCTGCCCACATCCCCGGAAACATCAACGGCGATGAGCCTGCGCTCTTGAAATCAGACTTTGGTCACGACGCCTTCTTGATCGAATCTGAATTTGTGGGAGAACAACTCAGCAGGCTTCTTGCAACCTAAGTGCGGTATTACTGCTTCGAGGTAAAGTCCTTGAGCCAATCAGTGAATTCGCTACCTAGGTCTTCACGCTCACTTGCGAGCTCCACAATTGTCTTGAGGTAAGAAAGTCGGTCACCTGTATCAAAACGGCGGCCTTCAAAGACCAGTCCAATAACTGGACCAGCTAATTCTGGGTGAGCCGCCATCTCATTCAATGCATCAGTGAGCTGATATTCCCCACCCAAGCCTGGCTTGAGGTTTCTGAGAACCTCAAAGACTCCTGGTTGTAATACATAACGACCAATCACAGCAAAGTTCGAGGGTGCCGCTTCTGCTGATGGTTTTTCAACGAGCTCTGAGACTTCTACGACGTTGTCGTGACGATTTGCTGGCCGAATAATTCCATACTTGTGAACGTCACTTTCAGGAACTTCCATCAACGCAACCACGTTGGCTTGAGTATTTTGGGCAATCTCAATCATGTCTGTGAGGAGAGTGCCGTTTGCTTCAATGAGATCGTCACCGAGAAGCACGGCAAACGGTTCATTGCCCACAAAAGTTTCGGCTTTCGAGATTGCGTGGCCTAGTCCTAACGGATCTCCCTGACGGACATAGTGCAAATCAGCAAGACCTGTTGCCTCTGCAACAACACCTAAACGATCATTGTCACCTTTTTCAATAAGAAGATTTTCTAGCTCAACCGCGCGGTCAAAATGGTTTTCTAAAGCGTTTTTGTGTCGTCCTGTAATCATGAGCACATGTGCAAGGCCTGCGCCAACAGCTTCTTCAACAACGTACTGAATCGCTGGCTTATCAACTACGGGCAGCATCTCCTTAGGTAATGCTTTTGTCGCAGGAAGGAACCTTGTTCCTAATCCTGCTGCAGGAATAACTGCCTTTGTAATGTTGCTCACGACTCAACACTACCTGCGAGGTTGTGAGGCAAGGACGTGGCTTTCGGCTTAGATTCATAAAGAATCCACACTGAAACTGCTAGAAGCACCACTTCTCCGATATTCCTCAACGTCAGCAGACTCAATTCAAGAGGTTGAACGCTCAGTAGACCTGCATAAAGGTAAGGGTAGAAGCTCTGTGTCAATGCCGCCAAGACCAGAGCGATTACTGCAGGGGCAAGGAAGCGTGCGCGCTCCATCACTAGCCCGGCAATAATGGGGGCAGCAAGCCAGCCGATGTATTGAGGCGAACCAACTTTGTTGAACACAATGAGGACCATAGTGAGTCCAAGCGCAACCGCGGGCAAAACATGGCTAGGACGTGAGCCCTTTCGATGAAGCAGCATTCCCCAGCCCAATATGCCCACAAATCCCAGAGCAATGAGGACCGAGGAGAGATCTGCAGCAATAGTCGTTCCTTCACCCGTTACTTGGAAGGTCAGAATGACGGTGTCGTAGTAAACGGCATAACCTTCCTGCCCCAGCGCAGCAAGCCAGAGAAAAGGAGTTGCGAGAGGAGCTTCTATTTGTAGGCCCCGCGTGGTTTGTTGTCCAAGGAAACTGAACAGGTTACTTGCACCACCCAGAATCACCGCAATGGCAAAAATCACTCCGGAGGTGACCAACACAGAGATAAAGACTGTTTTACGGCGATCAACGGCAACCAGCACAGCCGCTAATAGAGCAGCCGGAGAGACTTTGATCCATGTGGCAACAGTGAGCAATGCTCCCGCTACAGCCGGGCGTTCAACAGCAACAAGCAAACCGATTGTTGCCAAAGGAGTGATGACTGAATCTAGCCGCGCCACTGCAATAGGTCCCAACAGTAACAAAAAGGCGAGCCACCACCATGCAGCTATGCGTTGCACCTTGTTTCGGGTAGTTCCCCGAGCTGAATACAGCAAATACGCGAAGGCGGCGGCATTCAGAACAGTGACGAGAACTATCCAGCCCAGGGCATATAAGCCTTGCCCGGCAAGTAGCGGCAGCAATATGGGGACCAAGGCCAAAACGGGATAAACCCACACAGTGTCAATGCCGATTGTTCCTGCACCTTGAGCTGCTTGTGCTGCCCACATCTCATATACGAAAGAGACATCCCCGTATGGGACTGCTTCTGCGACGTAGCCTTGCCAGCCCAGCCAGACGCCGACCACAACAAAAACCGCCCACAACACTAGTGAGCTCCCCCAGATTCGTGACGTCATAACAGTGAAGAGCTGCCCTCTGATATCAGTTCATAAACAGCGTGGGATACCAGCTTGGCAACTTCAAGTGCAGGAAATGGGCCCTGCCTAGCAGCGCGAAGTCCTACTTGCCCATGAATATAGACACCGGTAGCTGCATATTCAGCAAGCTCTGTGAGTTGTGGAACTCGATTGTGGCTCTGCGTAGCAATGATAGCGGCAATAATTCCTGCGAGAACATCACCTGTTCCTGCTGTGGCTAACCACGTTGTTGGTGCTGTCACGCGGGTAATGAACCTGCCACCGGATTCATATTCAGGCGCAGCAATGATTGTTTCGTAGCCTTTGAGAACAACCACGACACCGAGTTCATCAGCTGCTCTGGCTGCCCAGCGCTCATTGGAGTCTTCGCCTTGAGGAACGAGTCGCTCGAGTTCTCCTTCGTGCGGAGTAATGACCGCTGGCGCAGATACTTGGTCCAATAAAACCAATCCCCCAGCATCCACGACTACGGGTTGAAGCCCCAAGCATGCACGAGCAAGATCAGGCAATTCTGGATTGAAATAGGGGTCTGCCACCATGCCAGAACCGACTAGCCAGGCATCGATGGCCCCAGAAACTGTCACTGTTTCAGGCCGTCTAGCCAGAACCAATGATGCAGGTTCTTTTTCGCCGAGGAATCTCACCATGCCGATGCCTGTGCGATGGGCTGCCTCGACTCCCAGAACAGCAGCGCCTGGATAGGTTGCTGATCCTGTAACTACTCCGAGTACCCCATGAGAGTACTTGTTGTCTTTTGGCGTGGGAATACGGATGTGCGCAGCTGCGTCAGCTGCTCCCCATTCGCCGATGTGATGCATGTTCCCAGTCTTGTTCATTTGGGAAAGAACTACCACCGGCGGGTGGCATCGTTGACTTCACCCACAAGCTCTTCAATGATGTCTTCCAGGAAGAGCACACCGGTCGTTTCCCCCTTGGCATCAACAACGCGAGCCAGGTGAATACCTGTGCGCTGCAGTTGAGCCAATACGTCTTCGAGATCAGTGGATTCACTCACGGAAGCTAGTTGCCTAATGCGCTTGGTTTTGATGGGACCTGTGTGGGTTCCTGCTTCAGAAATGTCATCGTCATAGGTGAGCACGTCTTTGAGGTGGATATACCCCATAGGTTCCTGTTGGGCATCACTGATGACGTAGCGAGAGAATCCATACTTCGCTACTGCCTGTTCCAGCTCACTCACGGTGGAGCTTTCACTCAGGGTGACCAAGTTATCTAGTGAAACTTTGATGTCGCCTGCTTTTTTCGTGGTGAAATCAAAGGCAGCAGAGAGGGTTCCCGAACTGTCCTCGATGGTTCCTTCTCGGGTGGAATGGGAAACAATCGTGGCTACCTCGTTGAGAGTAAAAACACTGTTTGCTTCTTGGCGAGGTTCAACCCGACACAACTTCAGCACACCGTTAGCTATCTCGTTCATGACCCAGATCACAGGCTTCACAACGCGTGCAATAAAGACCAAGGGCGGAGCAAGGATCAGGATGGCCTTGTCAGGAACGGAGAACGAGGCGTTCTTGGGAACCATTTCTCCAAAGATCACGTGCAAGAAGGTGACCAGCACTAAAGCGATGGTGAAGCTTATTGCTGAAATCCAGCCAGGTGCCAAGCCCGTTCCATACAGTGCCATCTCCATTAGGTGGTGAATGGCTGGTTCAGACACGTTCAAAATAAGCAGCGAAGCAACAGTAATGCCCAACTGGCTTGTGGCCAGCATCAAGCTCACGTGCTCCATGGCATAGAGCGCCGTCTTTGCAGAAGCTTTGCCCTTTTGCGCAAGTGGTTCAATCTGCGAGCGCCTCGCAGAGATGACAGCAAACTCTGCTGCCACGAAGAAAGCGTTGACGGCTAAGAGAACGACAAGCCAAATCAGTCCAGCCCAATCACTCATCGCTCTCACCACCCTCGTAAACAGGTGCGGGGGTGAAACGGAGACGATCGATGCGGCGTCCATCCATGCGAACGACCTTGAACTCTCCGCCAGGAACGTGGACAGTGTCTCCCTGTTCGGGAATTCGACCTAATTCACTCATTACGAAACCGGCTACGGTTTCGTAGTTCTCGTTTTCTGGGACGGTAATTCCAGCGCGCTCTTCGAGCTCATCTGGTCTGAGAGATCCAGGGAAGGTGAGGTAGTCAGCAGTGGAGACAATACCTGCGCGAGAGCGGTCGTGTTCATCGGCGACTTCACCCACAAGTTCTTCTACGAGGTCTTCGAGTGTGGCAATTCCTGCCGTGCCACCGTATTCGTCGACAACCATGGCCATCTGAAGGCCTTTGCCACGCAACTCTGCCAAGAGAGCATCAAGAGACATGG from Aurantimicrobium sp. MWH-Uga1 encodes:
- a CDS encoding glycosyltransferase 87 family protein, yielding MLWAVFVVVGVWLGWQGYVAEAVPYGDVSFVYEMWAAQAAQGAGTIGIDTVWVYPVLALVPILLPLLAGQGLYALGWIVLVTVLNAAAFAYLLYSARGTTRNKVQRIAAWWWLAFLLLLGPIAVARLDSVITPLATIGLLVAVERPAVAGALLTVATWIKVSPAALLAAVLVAVDRRKTVFISVLVTSGVIFAIAVILGGASNLFSFLGQQTTRGLQIEAPLATPFLWLAALGQEGYAVYYDTVILTFQVTGEGTTIAADLSSVLIALGFVGILGWGMLLHRKGSRPSHVLPAVALGLTMVLIVFNKVGSPQYIGWLAAPIIAGLVMERARFLAPAVIALVLAALTQSFYPYLYAGLLSVQPLELSLLTLRNIGEVVLLAVSVWILYESKPKATSLPHNLAGSVES
- a CDS encoding crotonase/enoyl-CoA hydratase family protein → MVETLIEVDDHGHIRHLQLNRAEKMNAANRQMLSELSLAYAEADRDDNVRVVVVSAAGEHFTAGLDLADVLGTANESGLQLTPAGGIDPWGITTEPISKPVVLAVQGTCLTLGVELILASELSVADETTVFGQLEVTRGIMPFGGATTRFPARVGWANASRYLLTGETFNAEEALRIGLINEVVPRGTQVERALELATLIADQAPLAIQATLRNARMARAAIEKEALGSLPQELAGLLASEDFKAGVASFATRSKPEFTGK
- a CDS encoding homoserine O-acetyltransferase, whose translation is MDWQDSADNLPSGFITDEQVRSVAGKPPVTGAWRDGDAPGNRQFANLGPFDFECGGSLPHVRIAYETWGTLNNAKDNAVLVLHALTGDSHVVGPAGGGHTTAGWWNEVVGPGLAIDTDKWFVVAPNVLGGCQGSTGPASLAPDGYEWGSRFPYTTIRDQARAQALFSQVIGIDKWAAVIGGSMGGMHALEWGAMFPERVERLAVLAAPPATSADEIALNTVQIEAIMLDPAFRAGHYYEAADGVGPYRGLALARRISFQNFRTPAELNERFDRSSQSDISPLGKGGRFAVASYLDFHGNKFTRRFDANSYVTLVEAMNSHDLGRNRESIESVLESITIPTLIIGIDSDRFFPLAGQQRLAAHIPGNINGDEPALLKSDFGHDAFLIESEFVGEQLSRLLAT
- a CDS encoding hemolysin family protein, yielding MSDWAGLIWLVVLLAVNAFFVAAEFAVISARRSQIEPLAQKGKASAKTALYAMEHVSLMLATSQLGITVASLLILNVSEPAIHHLMEMALYGTGLAPGWISAISFTIALVLVTFLHVIFGEMVPKNASFSVPDKAILILAPPLVFIARVVKPVIWVMNEIANGVLKLCRVEPRQEANSVFTLNEVATIVSHSTREGTIEDSSGTLSAAFDFTTKKAGDIKVSLDNLVTLSESSTVSELEQAVAKYGFSRYVISDAQQEPMGYIHLKDVLTYDDDISEAGTHTGPIKTKRIRQLASVSESTDLEDVLAQLQRTGIHLARVVDAKGETTGVLFLEDIIEELVGEVNDATRRW
- a CDS encoding ADP/ATP-dependent (S)-NAD(P)H-hydrate dehydratase; translated protein: MHHIGEWGAADAAAHIRIPTPKDNKYSHGVLGVVTGSATYPGAAVLGVEAAHRTGIGMVRFLGEKEPASLVLARRPETVTVSGAIDAWLVGSGMVADPYFNPELPDLARACLGLQPVVVDAGGLVLLDQVSAPAVITPHEGELERLVPQGEDSNERWAARAADELGVVVVLKGYETIIAAPEYESGGRFITRVTAPTTWLATAGTGDVLAGIIAAIIATQSHNRVPQLTELAEYAATGVYIHGQVGLRAARQGPFPALEVAKLVSHAVYELISEGSSSLL
- the galU gene encoding UTP--glucose-1-phosphate uridylyltransferase GalU, with product MSNITKAVIPAAGLGTRFLPATKALPKEMLPVVDKPAIQYVVEEAVGAGLAHVLMITGRHKNALENHFDRAVELENLLIEKGDNDRLGVVAEATGLADLHYVRQGDPLGLGHAISKAETFVGNEPFAVLLGDDLIEANGTLLTDMIEIAQNTQANVVALMEVPESDVHKYGIIRPANRHDNVVEVSELVEKPSAEAAPSNFAVIGRYVLQPGVFEVLRNLKPGLGGEYQLTDALNEMAAHPELAGPVIGLVFEGRRFDTGDRLSYLKTIVELASEREDLGSEFTDWLKDFTSKQ